A single Lactuca sativa cultivar Salinas chromosome 8, Lsat_Salinas_v11, whole genome shotgun sequence DNA region contains:
- the LOC111917052 gene encoding probable glutathione S-transferase, translated as MADEVKLYAAAVSPFVFRVKIALNIKGIKYENLEQDLSNKSAELLKYNPVYKKVPVLVHNGNAISESLVIVEYIDDAWKGVSILPHDPYEKAVARFWAKFIDDTCIPALLKTFGRDGNKKTDKEACDQLQILENELKVKGTKFFGGDSINLVDIAADFIAYWVGIIQEVTGKTLVTKDKFPTITVWADHFINLEVINQVLPPREQLLAFFKKMFAKA; from the exons ATGGCGGATGAAGTGAAGTTGTATGCAGCTGCAGTAAGTCCATTCGTTTTCAGAGTGAAAATCGCATTGAATATAAAAGGAATTAAGTACGAAAACTTGGAACAAGATCTCAGCAACAAGAGTGCCGAACTTCTCAAGTATAATCCTGTTTATAAGAAAGTACCAGTGTTGGTTCATAATGGAAATGCAATCTCAGAGTCTCTGGTGATCGTTGAGTACATTGATGACGCTTGGAAAGGAGTTTCGATTTTGCCACATGATCCTTATGAAAAGGCTGTGGCTCGATTCTGGGCGAAATTCATTGATGATACG TGCATTCCTGCGCTACTCAAGACTTTTGGCCGCGATGGAAATAAGAAAACTGATAAAGAAGCTTGTGATCAACTACAAATACTAGAAAATGAACTGAAGGTCAAAGGTACCAAATTTTTTGGAGGTGACAGCATTAACCTGGTGGATATTGCGGCTGACTTCATAGCCTATTGGGTTGGAATAATCCAAGAAGTAACCGGAAAAACGTTGGTCACTAAAGACAAATTTCCAACAATAACTGTTTGGGCTGATCACTTTATCAACCTTGAAGTTATCAATCAAGTCTTACCTCCAAGAGAACAACTGCTTGCATTTTTCAAGAAAATGTTTGCCAAGGCATGA